A genomic segment from Methanolobus zinderi encodes:
- a CDS encoding N-acetyltransferase gives MIKVLESCEIDSIMHIWLKTNISSHCFIPEEYWTRNYSVVKEEYLPISATFVYKEDEVIKAFISVIDDCFIGALFVLEQYQRKGIGQELLDHCKSLYLNLELAVYTENKAAIDFYMKNGFRVKKKQKNNDSGFMEYVMSWKKER, from the coding sequence ATGATCAAGGTGCTGGAGAGCTGCGAAATCGACTCTATAATGCATATCTGGCTGAAGACAAATATTAGTTCACACTGTTTTATACCTGAAGAGTACTGGACCAGAAATTATAGTGTTGTCAAAGAGGAATACCTGCCCATCTCTGCGACCTTTGTCTATAAGGAAGATGAAGTGATCAAGGCTTTCATAAGTGTTATTGATGACTGTTTTATTGGTGCATTATTCGTTTTGGAACAATATCAGAGAAAAGGAATCGGTCAAGAACTGCTGGACCATTGTAAATCCCTATATTTAAACCTGGAATTGGCAGTGTATACAGAAAACAAGGCTGCTATTGATTTTTACATGAAGAATGGTTTCAGGGTAAAGAAAAAACAGAAAAATAATGATTCAGGCTTTATGGAATATGTTATGTCCTGGAAAAAAGAAAGATAG
- a CDS encoding DUF169 domain-containing protein has product MINNEDIQKLGKELKDILKIDTSPVAVRLVKADEEIPEGIPHIDDKTRHCQMVDNVRRLGTQFYALPEDHQCKGGAAVMGLMEMNPKLKSGEVYYNLNHFKTLDSAKTTMERVPMVPASSIKAVVYSPLEKATFKPDVILIIAKPKQVMELSQALLHKSGGRINSGFAGKQSVCADGVAYPYLSGEAGVTIGCSGSRKYTEIQDEEMIMSVPVDMLADLVESAESMFGTYAC; this is encoded by the coding sequence ATGATAAACAACGAAGATATTCAGAAATTAGGTAAGGAACTCAAAGATATACTTAAAATTGATACTTCTCCGGTTGCTGTCCGTCTTGTAAAAGCCGACGAAGAGATTCCTGAAGGAATTCCTCATATTGATGATAAAACCCGCCACTGCCAGATGGTGGATAACGTAAGAAGGCTGGGTACCCAGTTCTACGCCTTACCTGAAGACCATCAGTGTAAAGGAGGAGCTGCCGTAATGGGTCTGATGGAAATGAATCCGAAGCTTAAGTCCGGTGAAGTATACTATAATCTGAACCACTTTAAAACCCTTGATTCTGCAAAGACAACTATGGAAAGGGTCCCTATGGTTCCGGCAAGTTCTATCAAGGCTGTTGTTTATTCTCCTCTTGAGAAGGCTACTTTCAAACCGGATGTTATCCTTATCATTGCAAAACCAAAACAGGTTATGGAACTTTCACAGGCACTGCTCCACAAATCCGGCGGTCGTATAAATTCAGGTTTTGCAGGTAAGCAGAGTGTCTGCGCAGATGGTGTTGCCTACCCATACCTTAGCGGTGAGGCCGGAGTAACCATCGGTTGCAGTGGAAGCCGGAAATACACAGAGATACAGGACGAGGAAATGATAATGAGCGTTCCTGTCGATATGCTTGCTGATCTTGTGGAATCTGCCGAATCTATGTTTGGCACTTACGCCTGTTAA
- a CDS encoding TrmB family transcriptional regulator yields the protein MLLTDSLQEIGFTSYEARVFAALVKNDTATVATLNADSGVPSSAIYGALKKLEKKGLIEVQNTRPVRYKCLPPEDAVNKLKRSFEDKCDSILLELDSIYRSSAEDNLEEAIWTINGVRNVADKIIQLVGNAQEEILVLSSSTPFYTLARRYPSFIKDYETIMALFNEKIAEGVNVRFVSSTEEEARKISENIPLASVRINLDQDVPCELKSFVIVIDNSEILVDVINEDQGETDLKAIWTNGKEFSATISHLLNAKWKISEKYNLV from the coding sequence ATGCTTCTTACAGATTCCCTTCAGGAAATCGGCTTCACCTCCTATGAAGCCAGGGTGTTTGCAGCGCTTGTGAAAAACGATACTGCTACAGTGGCAACCCTTAATGCTGATTCTGGTGTTCCCAGCTCAGCGATTTACGGAGCTTTGAAAAAACTTGAGAAAAAAGGTCTGATAGAGGTCCAGAATACCCGACCTGTGCGCTATAAATGTCTTCCTCCCGAAGATGCTGTCAACAAACTCAAACGCAGTTTTGAGGATAAATGTGACAGCATCCTGCTTGAACTGGATAGCATATACCGGAGCTCGGCGGAGGATAATTTGGAGGAAGCCATATGGACCATAAACGGGGTCAGGAATGTGGCTGATAAGATCATCCAGCTTGTCGGGAATGCACAGGAAGAGATTCTGGTACTGAGTTCATCCACACCGTTTTATACACTCGCCAGGAGGTATCCTTCTTTTATAAAGGATTACGAGACGATCATGGCTCTATTCAACGAAAAGATTGCTGAGGGTGTGAATGTACGTTTTGTCAGTTCTACAGAAGAAGAAGCCCGCAAGATATCCGAAAATATACCACTTGCATCTGTACGGATCAATCTGGATCAGGACGTTCCATGTGAACTTAAGAGTTTTGTGATCGTTATTGATAATTCCGAGATACTGGTGGATGTTATAAATGAGGATCAGGGGGAGACCGATTTGAAGGCTATCTGGACAAATGGCAAGGAATTTTCGGCAACCATTTCCCATCTTCTCAATGCCAAATGGAAAATTTCTGAAAAATATAATCTGGTGTGA
- a CDS encoding COG1361 S-layer family protein — MIKIKNLLRSVPFVLLVLLALFPSQAYAQEMTTMDLDLPEFFNFDENYYTVYGGPDVSATMVGDNEFSRGDEVTLSINLMNKGVITGFESDDEPDFGSDLDQKLQKAEMGYEAQRTTAIGIVAALESDSPYVRVKSGPQEAGSLSSGQQLDSPVKFNIEISKNAPAGEYPLNLTMVYGYQENVQVNGDNETDLGITNMEVGMWYAVGQQVQPLSVVVEKEADFEVANVTANLEAGGEGLLRVAYKNVGEEEVRDATVRISADDPFSTTDDQSFIGSIAPGETSEAIFKLKVDESAVPKVYAINSEIKYEDSDGHSQISDTIKIRVEILPAGLSGSGMASLAVVGGVIIVLGLVYVGGRKLLSGRKD; from the coding sequence ATGATTAAGATCAAAAACTTGTTAAGGTCAGTTCCGTTTGTCCTGCTGGTCCTCCTGGCGTTGTTCCCTTCACAGGCATATGCCCAGGAAATGACTACAATGGACCTGGATCTCCCGGAATTCTTCAATTTTGATGAGAACTACTACACTGTTTATGGTGGTCCTGATGTTAGTGCCACAATGGTGGGTGACAATGAGTTCTCCCGTGGCGATGAGGTAACCCTCAGCATCAATCTCATGAACAAAGGCGTGATCACCGGCTTTGAGTCCGACGACGAGCCTGATTTCGGATCTGATCTGGATCAGAAGTTGCAGAAAGCAGAGATGGGTTATGAGGCACAGCGTACCACTGCCATCGGAATAGTTGCAGCACTGGAATCCGACAGCCCGTATGTCAGAGTAAAGTCCGGCCCTCAGGAGGCAGGCTCCCTTTCAAGCGGTCAGCAACTGGACAGTCCTGTAAAATTCAATATAGAGATATCAAAGAACGCTCCTGCCGGAGAATATCCACTCAATCTCACCATGGTCTATGGTTATCAGGAGAACGTACAGGTGAATGGTGACAATGAGACGGATCTTGGTATCACCAATATGGAAGTTGGCATGTGGTATGCTGTCGGCCAGCAGGTTCAGCCGCTTTCCGTTGTTGTTGAAAAGGAAGCAGACTTTGAGGTCGCAAACGTCACAGCTAATCTTGAAGCAGGCGGAGAAGGCTTGCTGCGTGTTGCCTATAAGAACGTAGGTGAAGAAGAAGTAAGGGATGCCACGGTCAGGATTAGTGCCGATGATCCTTTCAGTACAACCGATGACCAGTCCTTTATAGGCTCAATCGCACCAGGTGAGACCTCTGAGGCCATATTCAAGCTGAAGGTGGACGAATCGGCCGTTCCGAAGGTATACGCCATTAACAGTGAGATCAAGTACGAGGACAGCGACGGACACAGCCAGATATCCGACACCATCAAGATCCGGGTAGAGATCCTGCCAGCAGGTTTGTCTGGCTCCGGTATGGCAAGCCTTGCTGTAGTTGGTGGGGTCATAATAGTTCTCGGACTGGTATATGTCGGCGGCAGGAAATTACTGAGTGGCAGAAAAGACTGA
- a CDS encoding COG1361 S-layer family protein, which translates to MNNFSKAMNKKRIISGSLFICILLATLLVLCMQPAGAKDYIPLPYEYTENYYNTYGEPALYSSVVGDTELSRGETAQINIVLANRGIFKGVKADKDVGSSEVLHQLSLTELEYETKRTTAQGVKTTLISNTEFIEVDPATSSQTLEEVVPGQLPDPLTFTLTVSNNAPAGTYMLELPVEYEYQSDVRMTTDEVAQLGLSTDHANYYKNANTTMQIPVIVEPEARFEVSEVSGDLEVGQSNVINVTYTNIGELPAKDAVARVIVMKPLSSENTVKSLGTLQPGESRTISFEIGSSDSAVEKIYGLDSEIRYIDDDEETAFSENMKVDINVRMPDRQFNITAIALAGLVIMGLVLIIKNIRKNGSNNKIKNNEEDKYD; encoded by the coding sequence ATGAATAATTTCAGTAAAGCAATGAACAAAAAAAGAATCATTTCAGGTTCTCTGTTTATCTGTATCCTTCTTGCAACTCTGCTTGTCCTGTGTATGCAGCCGGCAGGTGCGAAGGATTACATCCCTCTGCCTTATGAATATACGGAGAACTATTACAACACTTATGGCGAACCGGCACTTTACTCATCGGTTGTCGGTGATACGGAACTCAGCAGAGGTGAGACCGCTCAGATTAATATAGTCCTTGCAAATCGCGGTATCTTCAAAGGTGTGAAAGCAGACAAGGATGTAGGCAGCTCCGAAGTGCTTCACCAGCTTTCTCTTACGGAACTGGAATATGAGACTAAGAGAACCACGGCACAGGGAGTAAAAACTACCCTCATTTCAAACACGGAGTTCATCGAAGTCGACCCTGCAACGAGCAGCCAGACGCTGGAAGAGGTAGTACCGGGCCAGTTGCCCGATCCCCTAACATTTACATTAACTGTCTCGAACAATGCTCCTGCCGGAACTTACATGTTGGAGTTGCCGGTGGAATACGAATACCAGAGTGATGTCAGGATGACCACCGATGAGGTTGCACAACTGGGTCTGTCAACTGACCATGCAAATTATTATAAAAATGCCAATACCACAATGCAGATTCCTGTGATCGTGGAACCGGAAGCAAGATTCGAGGTAAGTGAGGTATCCGGAGATCTGGAAGTAGGTCAGAGCAATGTCATCAATGTGACTTACACCAATATAGGAGAGCTCCCTGCAAAGGATGCTGTGGCAAGGGTAATTGTAATGAAACCTCTCAGCTCGGAGAATACGGTAAAAAGTCTGGGAACCCTTCAGCCCGGGGAGAGCAGGACTATCTCCTTTGAGATCGGCTCATCTGACAGTGCAGTGGAAAAGATCTATGGTCTGGATAGTGAGATCAGATACATTGACGATGATGAAGAAACGGCGTTTTCGGAGAACATGAAGGTAGATATAAATGTCCGGATGCCTGACAGACAATTCAATATTACAGCCATTGCCCTGGCAGGTCTTGTTATTATGGGGCTGGTATTGATTATCAAGAATATAAGGAAAAATGGAAGCAATAATAAAATCAAGAACAATGAAGAGGATAAATATGATTAA
- a CDS encoding hydrophobe/amphiphile efflux-3 (HAE3) family transporter, with product MASGTDTFVDKDSKLYQDFDHLYMNLFSTESIVVMVEGSDVTQPEVLKAMDRLQQSTQNIPNVLEVTSASSVIKDVTYQNTGRSEIPEDEAVIDEIIESDVPEALVPDQTHAVVSVVFSGSASEAMQEDILRETERSVEMALFPADYNIIVTGDPAFNIAMNEEMMSSMSLLLMLSVVLMVIVLYLVFRHVRWRLLPLPIVLLGIIFTFGAMGYLSIPMTMVSMAAFPVLIGLGIDYAIQFHNRIEEELAKGESPEEAVIDTVKHTGPAVLIALIITALGFFSLFTSSVPMIQDFGKLLMIGILMCFLSSLFVGVTVIYGLDRLGDNPIIRKLKPNSASKKKEIKTQDEGPDFLDRVIGKTAAISMRHPLIILAVAGLLCVGGIYVDTKVPISTDTETFVPQDMPGLIDLQHMSDILGGSDELNIIIKTSDNADPELLKWMDEFGQHEVDGRSHVYGSSSIVDVVKSMNGGTIPDDRAEVVALYEQMPETTRERYMHGNTMTMLNLNIGNAMGELGLEGIEALGEVIEEDIAWMSLPPGTSATITGRSMVFVEVIAALTSGRTLMTLLGLVLVFFGLLVIYRDYLKALTPVITMAMVVGWSGGIMYYSGMEYNPMTATLGALILGVGSEYAVLMMERYFEEKERGASPEEAMEEASVKIGKAIFTSGLTTVFGFSALIASPFVITSSFGMITVIDVVLALLATFVIFPAVIVFLDTHRENGKKKNQLKDVTLTPATGPAKNTPEVDLT from the coding sequence ATGGCATCGGGTACCGATACCTTTGTCGATAAAGATTCAAAGCTCTATCAGGACTTCGACCATCTGTACATGAATCTCTTCAGTACGGAATCCATTGTTGTGATGGTGGAAGGAAGCGATGTCACCCAGCCTGAGGTGCTAAAGGCAATGGATCGCCTCCAGCAGTCCACACAGAATATACCCAATGTACTGGAGGTCACCTCTGCCTCATCTGTTATTAAGGACGTGACGTATCAGAACACGGGCCGGAGTGAGATTCCTGAGGATGAAGCGGTGATCGATGAGATCATTGAATCGGATGTTCCGGAAGCACTGGTACCTGATCAGACCCATGCAGTTGTTTCTGTTGTCTTCTCAGGTTCCGCTTCAGAGGCCATGCAGGAGGATATTCTGCGTGAGACCGAAAGATCGGTCGAGATGGCGCTTTTCCCGGCTGACTATAATATTATTGTAACAGGGGACCCGGCGTTCAACATAGCCATGAACGAGGAAATGATGAGCAGTATGAGTCTTTTGCTCATGCTCTCCGTTGTTCTGATGGTTATCGTACTCTATCTTGTATTCAGGCATGTACGCTGGAGACTTCTGCCTCTGCCCATCGTATTGCTTGGTATTATCTTCACATTCGGTGCCATGGGGTATCTCAGTATCCCGATGACCATGGTTTCCATGGCTGCCTTCCCGGTACTCATTGGTCTGGGAATAGATTATGCGATCCAGTTCCACAATCGTATAGAAGAAGAACTTGCAAAGGGTGAATCCCCCGAAGAAGCTGTGATCGATACGGTCAAGCATACAGGGCCGGCAGTACTAATAGCATTGATAATCACAGCCCTTGGATTCTTCTCGCTGTTCACATCATCGGTCCCTATGATACAGGATTTCGGAAAACTTCTGATGATAGGTATACTGATGTGTTTCCTCTCATCTCTCTTTGTAGGTGTTACGGTAATCTACGGTCTTGACAGGCTGGGAGATAACCCGATCATCAGAAAACTCAAACCAAATTCAGCTTCAAAGAAAAAAGAAATTAAAACGCAGGATGAAGGTCCTGATTTCCTGGATCGTGTAATCGGAAAGACTGCCGCGATCTCAATGCGCCATCCACTAATCATACTGGCAGTTGCAGGCCTGCTCTGTGTTGGTGGTATCTATGTTGATACAAAAGTTCCCATAAGTACGGACACCGAAACCTTTGTTCCACAGGATATGCCGGGACTGATAGACCTGCAGCATATGAGTGATATCCTTGGTGGCAGCGATGAACTGAATATCATTATAAAAACCTCTGATAACGCAGACCCCGAACTGCTCAAATGGATGGACGAGTTCGGTCAACATGAAGTGGACGGCAGGAGCCATGTATATGGTTCCAGCAGTATCGTGGATGTTGTCAAAAGCATGAACGGAGGAACTATTCCTGATGACAGGGCAGAGGTAGTTGCACTTTATGAGCAGATGCCGGAGACTACCAGAGAAAGGTATATGCACGGCAACACGATGACCATGCTCAACCTCAATATCGGTAATGCCATGGGAGAGCTCGGGCTGGAAGGGATCGAAGCTCTCGGGGAAGTGATTGAAGAGGATATAGCATGGATGTCTCTCCCTCCCGGAACAAGTGCCACCATCACAGGCAGATCAATGGTCTTTGTTGAGGTTATAGCCGCACTTACATCAGGAAGGACACTCATGACACTGCTTGGTCTGGTACTGGTATTCTTCGGTCTGCTGGTAATCTACCGTGACTATCTCAAGGCACTGACACCTGTCATAACAATGGCAATGGTAGTTGGCTGGTCGGGTGGTATCATGTACTACTCCGGAATGGAGTACAACCCTATGACAGCGACACTGGGTGCACTGATCCTTGGTGTGGGTTCTGAGTATGCGGTACTCATGATGGAGCGGTATTTCGAAGAAAAAGAAAGGGGTGCAAGTCCCGAAGAAGCTATGGAAGAAGCCAGTGTAAAGATCGGAAAGGCAATATTTACTTCAGGCCTGACCACGGTTTTCGGTTTCTCGGCACTGATAGCCTCACCTTTTGTAATCACAAGCAGTTTCGGTATGATAACCGTTATCGATGTTGTGCTTGCATTGCTGGCAACCTTTGTCATATTCCCTGCTGTGATAGTGTTCCTGGATACTCACCGTGAGAACGGGAAAAAGAAAAATCAATTGAAGGATGTAACACTAACTCCTGCCACAGGTCCGGCTAAGAACACTCCGGAGGTAGACCTTACATGA
- a CDS encoding TrmB family transcriptional regulator has product MDNERLLRDLGLTKYESSAYSTLIKEGVTGAQELSRISGIPVGKIYEVLSNLNNMGLVVFQRSRPRKYRAIKPEVALDNLYTRKEENTKSELESFKLKISELKDSFSDSNYPDHTEIKFWSTLIGEEDIVKSIKNTLDETENEILHVKSMKTKEALQNKTRRHKDLNPNILLPLVTDEFIRAAKSGIKIKMLLPADFFITHLKEKYTHIEDSNVRKTIKENLEVRILECDYDFVVIDDNVVYIPIPDPLNPDGLLGEMKMFDKEYAEKLRKKYDELWARGKRTVLE; this is encoded by the coding sequence ATGGATAACGAGAGATTGCTCAGAGATCTTGGACTTACTAAATACGAGTCATCCGCTTACTCCACACTCATAAAAGAAGGAGTTACAGGTGCACAGGAGCTCTCACGCATATCAGGCATACCCGTGGGGAAGATATACGAGGTACTTTCAAACCTGAACAATATGGGACTTGTAGTGTTCCAGAGATCAAGACCCAGGAAATACAGAGCAATAAAACCGGAAGTTGCACTTGACAACCTCTACACCAGGAAAGAAGAGAATACGAAAAGCGAACTTGAAAGTTTCAAACTGAAGATATCGGAGCTCAAGGACAGCTTTTCAGACAGCAATTATCCGGACCACACCGAGATCAAGTTCTGGTCAACACTTATCGGCGAGGAAGACATAGTCAAGAGTATAAAGAACACGCTGGATGAAACCGAAAATGAGATCCTGCATGTCAAGTCCATGAAGACAAAAGAAGCTCTGCAGAACAAGACCAGACGCCACAAGGATCTGAATCCAAACATACTTCTTCCCCTTGTGACAGACGAGTTCATCCGGGCTGCAAAATCCGGGATTAAAATAAAGATGCTATTGCCTGCGGATTTTTTCATAACCCACCTGAAGGAGAAATACACCCATATTGAGGATTCAAATGTGAGGAAAACAATTAAAGAGAATCTGGAAGTAAGAATCCTAGAATGTGACTATGATTTCGTGGTAATCGATGACAACGTGGTATACATACCTATCCCCGACCCGCTGAACCCGGACGGACTGCTCGGGGAAATGAAGATGTTTGACAAGGAATACGCTGAAAAACTTCGAAAGAAGTATGATGAGCTGTGGGCGAGGGGGAAGAGGACTGTACTGGAGTGA
- a CDS encoding DUF1638 domain-containing protein encodes MEGKMTVLSILGCKILQDELVWLLSNDSDIDNILIVENENIYEFTEKLDEQHIHYEILPLDKISNKLEDTDENKVTIVVNFLEVALHMLLDKLKSEVYQNMREMITFSSGILLFYGLCGNVLGDVEKDFSMESDGCVIRILKDNTGRVVDDCIAATVGGYANYFKLITESTKEPAFFLTPMFATSWKEFPLTGYDFDSNPEEALRLWKMVNDIAGYSRVAKVNTGLTYVEDFDEKVEEYAKLFGYSIFEISGNQEIFENCYQSIKNELGII; translated from the coding sequence GTGGAGGGAAAAATGACTGTATTAAGTATACTGGGTTGTAAAATACTTCAGGATGAACTTGTTTGGCTTTTAAGCAATGATTCTGATATTGACAACATTTTAATCGTAGAAAATGAAAATATTTATGAGTTTACAGAAAAACTTGATGAACAGCATATTCATTATGAGATTTTGCCACTTGATAAAATATCAAATAAACTTGAAGATACTGATGAAAATAAAGTGACTATTGTTGTTAACTTCCTGGAAGTTGCACTCCATATGCTGCTAGATAAACTGAAATCTGAAGTCTATCAAAATATGAGAGAAATGATAACATTTTCCAGCGGCATCCTTCTTTTCTATGGTCTTTGTGGCAATGTTTTGGGTGACGTAGAAAAAGACTTCTCTATGGAAAGTGATGGCTGTGTAATACGGATACTCAAGGATAATACTGGCAGAGTCGTCGATGACTGCATTGCGGCAACTGTAGGTGGTTATGCAAACTACTTTAAATTAATAACAGAAAGCACTAAAGAGCCTGCTTTCTTTTTGACACCCATGTTTGCTACTTCATGGAAGGAATTCCCTCTGACAGGTTATGATTTTGATTCAAATCCAGAGGAAGCCTTAAGACTGTGGAAAATGGTTAATGACATTGCTGGATATTCAAGAGTGGCAAAGGTCAACACCGGTCTTACTTACGTAGAAGACTTTGATGAAAAAGTAGAAGAATATGCAAAGCTGTTCGGATACAGTATATTTGAGATCAGCGGTAATCAGGAGATATTTGAGAACTGTTATCAATCAATAAAAAATGAATTAGGCATCATATGA
- a CDS encoding YkgJ family cysteine cluster protein produces MYGERGLSDLPVFETVQEILSHYSCPSTCPATCCKIADINLDEKDLEILRQASKYKADRIESWNEDGEDHYKISPPCPFLESDKCSIYDRRPTMCRMFPFNFSNMPDVLLLFPCDMGANIFEDYVEYSKNILNRPLPAKTIEAFEQSHCSFGIKLNKGLSVPMLVFKVYDLMAFKEYLRSGLK; encoded by the coding sequence ATGTATGGGGAAAGAGGGTTGAGTGACTTACCTGTTTTTGAAACTGTTCAGGAGATACTTTCGCACTATTCATGCCCGTCCACGTGTCCTGCGACCTGCTGTAAAATAGCAGATATCAATCTGGATGAAAAAGATCTGGAAATATTAAGGCAGGCATCAAAATATAAGGCCGATAGGATCGAATCCTGGAATGAAGACGGCGAAGATCATTACAAAATCTCTCCCCCCTGTCCATTTCTGGAATCAGACAAATGCAGCATATATGATCGCAGGCCAACCATGTGCCGCATGTTTCCGTTTAACTTCAGTAACATGCCGGATGTGTTACTTCTGTTTCCATGCGATATGGGAGCGAATATATTCGAAGACTATGTCGAGTATTCGAAAAATATACTAAACAGACCCCTTCCCGCAAAAACAATTGAAGCCTTTGAACAATCGCATTGTTCTTTTGGCATCAAGCTGAATAAGGGTTTATCCGTTCCTATGTTAGTTTTCAAAGTTTATGATTTAATGGCTTTTAAAGAATATCTCAGATCAGGATTGAAATAG